In the Drosophila willistoni isolate 14030-0811.24 chromosome 3R, UCI_dwil_1.1, whole genome shotgun sequence genome, ACAAGTTTACCTTCAATTTCTCGTTGTTGTCTACGCATGTTGCGTGATATCAATGTGCAATATATTGGCTAGTAAGACTGACTTGGCCTTGATCTAGAATTTCAGTTggcttgttgctgttgttgtgtataaagatttcgttttcattgaaagctatatatacatacatatgtatatccagAATGCAATAGAAGCAATGAAATTGCCTGTAGTTATGTAtcgttttaaatatttgttttatcgTTTgggcttgtttttttttttacgtaaTCATGTATTTGGGGTGCTACTAAGTACCGGTTTATATCACAAAACTCCTGGCCACAGACCGCAGACCAGTTCgtagtttttaatatttcttctatgcatctatctatctatctatgtaCTTGTATATGAACTAACTAAGTGAAGCGCGTGCGTTTTGCGTTTTGCGCACTTGTAATTTATTgagaaatttaattgaattcgCTTGCTAACTGGCCAACAACTGCCTCCATCTGGCAACCAGTTCACATAACTCTTGGCCATTGATTAGAGATTGAGCAATTCAATTGCCTGGGTAACAACACAGATTCTACCTGTACTGAACTGAAATCAAAAACCATTGGCCATTAAATAATTAGCTTATCAAACTTTCCCCTTAAAACATATGTCACTTTCATTTGGATTTCATATGGTAACCTACTATATATATTGGAGTGGATTAATCCAAATTCTTCAGTTAGCTTTCCGAGTTCCTTCTTCCAACATGCGTTTTCTAGTGACTTCCATTATTCTCCTTGTGTTCATTATGCTATTGTCTTTAATACAAGGACAATTGGATATGGATGAACAAATTTACCTAAAGAAGGAATATAAAATTCGTAAAAGTAAGTAAACTAATAAAGTgtgaatttgaatttcaaattttttgttattttttatagatatttgttttaaaaaaccaTTATATGGCAAATGCAGTGGACAACGCAAAATGTGGTATTTTAATGCCCATCGAAATCGTTGCGAAACCTTCATCTATTCCAATTGTGCTGGCAATCAAAATCGTTTCTTTACCAAACCTCAATGTGCCGAGTACTGCATGGTTTTTAATTTGACCAAACCTCTGCCTCGATTGTCGGGCTAATGCAAATCAGGCTGTGTAAATGCTACAACTGCAGTTTCCTAATCGGTTAGTCATTCGAGACAAAACATATGTCCATCTAATTTAATCTCTGTTCGCAACAATAAAAATGACTCTAACCAGCTGAAATATATATTAGTCTACTTTTTGCATTACCCTCAAACACACTCAGCTTTCAGAATGAAGTTTATTTTCTCGATTATTACACT is a window encoding:
- the LOC6650198 gene encoding kunitz-type serine protease inhibitor 2 yields the protein MRFLVTSIILLVFIMLLSLIQGQLDMDEQIYLKKEYKIRKNICFKKPLYGKCSGQRKMWYFNAHRNRCETFIYSNCAGNQNRFFTKPQCAEYCMVFNLTKPLPRLSG